In Macadamia integrifolia cultivar HAES 741 chromosome 12, SCU_Mint_v3, whole genome shotgun sequence, the following are encoded in one genomic region:
- the LOC122056937 gene encoding acidic leucine-rich nuclear phosphoprotein 32 family member E-like gives MEKLRQRYRSNKKHSSLSLWPYFNLMERMEFGPFPIGVLPIAAIDMHRNRDDDYEDDDDGDEDDDDDDDDEANKSRSINHILGRPPMTSPYPQQWNDGGRGGGVARPPGASRFLRNPMFRKRKSFGMDEEGGEEEE, from the coding sequence ATGGAGAAGCTTCGCCAGCGCTACCGCTCAAACAAGAAACattcgtctctctctctttggcctTACTTCAACCTCATGGAACGGATGGAATTTGGGCCATTCCCTATCGGGGTCCTTCCCATTGCAGCCATCGATATGCATCGTAACAGAGACGATGACTATGAAGACGACGATGACGGAGATgaagacgatgatgatgatgacgacgacgaagCTAATAAATCTCGAAGCATCAATCACATACTTGGCCGACCACCAATGACCTCACCGTATCCTCAGCAGTGGAATGATGGTGGTCGTGGCGGTGGAGTAGCAAGGCCTCCTGGGGCTTCTAGGTTTTTAAGGAATCCGATGTTTCGCAAGAGAAAATCTTTCGGAATGGATGaagagggaggggaggaggaagagTGA
- the LOC122058206 gene encoding pyruvate dehydrogenase (acetyl-transferring) kinase, mitochondrial-like isoform X2 → MVALHVILDFIFLIALLQVRDWYLDSFRDLRSFPEIKDTSDELAFMKMIQMIKVRHNNVVPMMALGIQQLKKDLNPKVVPEYPDEIHQFLDRFYMSRIGIRMLIGQHVALHDPNPQPDRVGYIHTKMSPVEVARSASEDARAICLREYGSAPDINIYGHPNFTFMYVPTHLHLMVFELVKNSLRAVQERFMDSEKVAPPIRIIVADGIEDVTIKISDEGGGIPRSGLPKIFTYLYSTAKNPLEEQSDLVSTDGVTMAGYGYGLPISRLYARYFGGDLQIISMEGYGTDAYLHLSRLGDTQEPLP, encoded by the exons ATGGTGGCTCTGCATGTGATTTTAGATTTCATCTTTCTAATAGCTTTATTACAG GTTCGAGATTGGTACTTGGATTCTTTCCGTGATCTTCGAAGCTTTCCGGAGATCAAAGATACAAGTGATGAGTTGGCATTTATGAAGATGATTCAAATGATCAAAGTAAGGCACAACAATGTGGTCCCCATGATGGCTTTGGGCATTCAACAACTGAAGAAAGACTTAAATCCAAAGGTCGTGCCAGAATATCCAGATGAGATTCATCAGTTTCTTGATCGTTTTTACATGTCAAGAATTGGGATCCGCATGCTCATTG GGCAGCATGTCGCACTACACGATCCCAATCCACAACCTGATCGTGTAGGTTACATACATACTAAAATGTCTCCTGTGGAGGTAGCAAGAAGTGCCAGTGAGGATGCCCGTGCTATTTGTTTGCGAGAGTATGGGAGTGCACCTGACATTAACATCTATGGTCATCCTAACTTTACGTTCAT GTATGTTCCAACACACTTGCATCTTATGGTTTTTGAGTTGGTTAAGAATTCCTTGCGTGCTGTCCAAGAGCGGTTTATGGATTCAGAAAAAGTTGCACCTCCCATCCGAATAATAGTTGCTGATGGAATTGAGGATGTTACAATAAAG ATCTCAGATGAAGGAGGTGGTATACCAAGAAGTGGCCTTCCCAAGATATTTACATATCTTTATAGTACGGCAAAAAACCCATTGGAAGAGCAATCAGATCTTGTATCAACTGATGGGGTGACAATGGCTGGATATGGATATGGCCTTCCAATAAGTCGCCTCTATGCTCGATACTTTGGAGGCGACCTGCAAATTATTTCAATGGAAGGATATG GGACTGATGCCTACCTTCATTTGAGTCGTCTGGGAGATACACAAGAACCCCTGCCATGA
- the LOC122058179 gene encoding uncharacterized protein LOC122058179 isoform X1 — protein MGGGGGRTTSMAGGGSGAEEQYVRAKTSVWWDIENCQVPKACDPHAIAQNISSALVKMNYSGPVSISAYGDTLRIPASVQQALSSTGIALNHVPAGVKDASDKKILVDMLFWAVDNPAPANYLLISGDRDFSNALHQLRMRRYNILLAQPQNASAPLLAAAKSVWLWTSLLAGGPPLSNGESLQSACSNGLTNSDFLQRPTTDPGQINHFVDPISDSSTPGSQKIFTNERIGDNKNKGRSIRKNPSLSNVSRTSSVPVGIPGGQTNGTATQPGYAQSKQFKEAPHEFFGAHRAKAPLSGPIPTYVPGNPDPSWNNGMNFPSNYQHQFPQPVRPVNIPMQRSFPPGNLFAPNSHNYQSPQVPPTFTSVQPTNVLDIGKLNISEQSSSVHNPSTFQQRNVGEPKPNSVMESSNPAGLNVHNTPPFYHDQLNNRYPSRGPEFPPPSSSPMCSNPVPSNGVWGAPGCPQPSEYIQGLIGVVLLALNTLKNDKMTPTEANITDCIRYGDPKHRNTDVRKALDYAIDQQMVVKQIVGASQYYVGKNEKLWKCVNPIGGNPNHYPKTIWDGIQKFLASSVGRSAMMASQCRYEAAIVLRKLCLKDLVLGDILKILNMLTESKKWIVPHQSGWQPITITVAETDADVGTKSSA, from the exons atgggtggtggtggtggtagaacGACGTCGATGGCCGGAGGAGGAAGTGGAGCAGAGGAGCAGTATGTAAGAGCGAAGACGTCGGTATGGTGGGACATAGAGAACTGCCAAGTTCCGAAAGCCTGCGATCCACACGCGATCGCACAGAACATAAGCTCCGCGTTGGTCAAGATGAACTACTCCGGTCCCGTTTCCATTTCTGCCTACGGCGATACTCTCCGTATTCCTGCCTCCGTCCAACAGGCCCTATCCAGCACCGGAATCGCTCTCAATCACGTCCCGGcag GTGTTAAAGATGCCAGTGATAAGAAGATTCTTGTGGATATGCTGTTTTGGGCAGTGGATAATCCTGCTCCTGCAAATTATCTGCTGATTTCTGGTGATCGTGACTTTTCCAACGCACTCCATCAGTTGCGTATGAGGAGATATAATATTCTTTTAGCACAACCACAAAATGCATCTGCCCCGCTTCTTGCTGCAGCAAAAAGTGTCTGGCTCTGGACAAGTCTTTTGGCTGGAGGACCGCCGCTTTCAAATGGTGAATCATTGCAGTCTGCTTGTAGCAATGGTTTAACAAACTCTGACTTCTTACAAAGACCAACAACTGACCCTGGACAGATAAACCACTTTGTcgatcctatttctgatagctcAACACCTGGAAGTCAAAAAATCTTCACCAACGAAAGGATTGGtgataataaaaataaagggagATCAATTCGGAAAAATCCAAGTCTATCCAACGTGTCAAGAACTTCAAGTGTGCCAGTTGGTATTCCAGGGGGTCAAACCAATGGAACCGCTACCCAACCTGGGTATGCACAATCAAAGCAGTTCAAGGAAGCACCTCACGAATTCTTTGGTGCTCACAGGGCTAAAGCCCCCTTAAGTGGGCCTATTCCCACATATGTTCCAGGCAATCCTGATCCTTCCTGGAACAATGGAATGAACTTCCCTAGCAATTATCAGCATCAGTTTCCACAGCCAGTTAGGCCCGTCAATATCCCAATGCAACGTTCTTTCCCTCCGGGTAATCTGTTTGCTCCGAATTCTCATAACTATCAATCTCCTCAAGTGCCTCCTACCTTTACCTCTGTTCAGCCTACAAACGTCCTTGATATCGGTAAACTGAATATTTCTGAACAATCTAGCAGTGTTCACAATCCGAGTACTTTTCAACAACGAAATGTGGGGGAGCCCAAACCAAATTCTGTTATGGAATCTTCAAACCCTGCAGGTTTAAATGTTCACAACACCCCACCATTTTACCATGACCAATTGAACAATAGGTATCCTTCTCGTGGACCGGAGTTCCCTCCCCCGTCTTCCTCTCCAATGTGTAGTAACCCTGTACCCAGTAATGGTGTTTGGGGAGCCCCAGGATGCCCACAGCCTTCTGAGTATATCCAAGGCCTTATAGGGGTTGTATTACTTGCCTTGAACACCTTAAAAAATGATAAGATGACACCGACTGAAGCAAACATTACCGATTGTATTCGTTATGGAGATCCCAAGCACCGAAATACGGATGTTAGGAAGGCCCTGGACTATGCCATTGACCAGCAAATGGTAGTGAAACAAATTGTAGGTGCATCACAGTATTATGTGGGTAAGAATGAGAAACTTTGGAAGTGCGTGAACCCTATAGGCGGTAATCCTAACCATTATCCAAAAACGATATGGGATGGAATTCAAAAATTTCTGGCTTCCTCAGTTGGGCGCTCTGCTATGATGGCTTCTCAATGCAG GTATGAAGCAGCTATTGTCCTAAGGAAATTGTGTTTGAAAGATCTTGTTCTTGGTGATATACTCAAGATTTTGAATATGCTTACAGAGAGTAAGAAGTGGATTGTCCCTCATCAGTCGGGCTGGCAGCCAATTACTATTACTGTTGCAGAGACTGATGCCGATGTAGGTACTAAATCTAGTGCTTGA
- the LOC122058206 gene encoding pyruvate dehydrogenase (acetyl-transferring) kinase, mitochondrial-like isoform X1 has translation MAAKKYYEYFSKALIDEVQKWGGMKQTGVALRYMTEFGSKPTEKNLLISAQFLHKELPIRIARRAIELETLPYGLSDKAAVLKVRDWYLDSFRDLRSFPEIKDTSDELAFMKMIQMIKVRHNNVVPMMALGIQQLKKDLNPKVVPEYPDEIHQFLDRFYMSRIGIRMLIGQHVALHDPNPQPDRVGYIHTKMSPVEVARSASEDARAICLREYGSAPDINIYGHPNFTFMYVPTHLHLMVFELVKNSLRAVQERFMDSEKVAPPIRIIVADGIEDVTIKISDEGGGIPRSGLPKIFTYLYSTAKNPLEEQSDLVSTDGVTMAGYGYGLPISRLYARYFGGDLQIISMEGYGTDAYLHLSRLGDTQEPLP, from the exons ATGGCGGCCAAGAAGTATTATGAATACTTCTCAAAAGCTTTGATTGATGAGGTTCAGAAGTGGGGTGGCATGAAACAGACTGGTGTTGCCTTGAGATACATGACGGAATTTGGGTCCAAACCCACTGAAAAAAACTTACTCATTTCTGCTCAGTTCCTCCATAAAGAGCTACCCATAAGAATTGCAAGAAGAGCCATTGAGCTTGAGACCTTGCCTTATGGTTTATCTGATAAAGCTGCTGTTTTGAAG GTTCGAGATTGGTACTTGGATTCTTTCCGTGATCTTCGAAGCTTTCCGGAGATCAAAGATACAAGTGATGAGTTGGCATTTATGAAGATGATTCAAATGATCAAAGTAAGGCACAACAATGTGGTCCCCATGATGGCTTTGGGCATTCAACAACTGAAGAAAGACTTAAATCCAAAGGTCGTGCCAGAATATCCAGATGAGATTCATCAGTTTCTTGATCGTTTTTACATGTCAAGAATTGGGATCCGCATGCTCATTG GGCAGCATGTCGCACTACACGATCCCAATCCACAACCTGATCGTGTAGGTTACATACATACTAAAATGTCTCCTGTGGAGGTAGCAAGAAGTGCCAGTGAGGATGCCCGTGCTATTTGTTTGCGAGAGTATGGGAGTGCACCTGACATTAACATCTATGGTCATCCTAACTTTACGTTCAT GTATGTTCCAACACACTTGCATCTTATGGTTTTTGAGTTGGTTAAGAATTCCTTGCGTGCTGTCCAAGAGCGGTTTATGGATTCAGAAAAAGTTGCACCTCCCATCCGAATAATAGTTGCTGATGGAATTGAGGATGTTACAATAAAG ATCTCAGATGAAGGAGGTGGTATACCAAGAAGTGGCCTTCCCAAGATATTTACATATCTTTATAGTACGGCAAAAAACCCATTGGAAGAGCAATCAGATCTTGTATCAACTGATGGGGTGACAATGGCTGGATATGGATATGGCCTTCCAATAAGTCGCCTCTATGCTCGATACTTTGGAGGCGACCTGCAAATTATTTCAATGGAAGGATATG GGACTGATGCCTACCTTCATTTGAGTCGTCTGGGAGATACACAAGAACCCCTGCCATGA
- the LOC122058179 gene encoding uncharacterized protein LOC122058179 isoform X2 produces the protein MPRDCCRTQGVKDASDKKILVDMLFWAVDNPAPANYLLISGDRDFSNALHQLRMRRYNILLAQPQNASAPLLAAAKSVWLWTSLLAGGPPLSNGESLQSACSNGLTNSDFLQRPTTDPGQINHFVDPISDSSTPGSQKIFTNERIGDNKNKGRSIRKNPSLSNVSRTSSVPVGIPGGQTNGTATQPGYAQSKQFKEAPHEFFGAHRAKAPLSGPIPTYVPGNPDPSWNNGMNFPSNYQHQFPQPVRPVNIPMQRSFPPGNLFAPNSHNYQSPQVPPTFTSVQPTNVLDIGKLNISEQSSSVHNPSTFQQRNVGEPKPNSVMESSNPAGLNVHNTPPFYHDQLNNRYPSRGPEFPPPSSSPMCSNPVPSNGVWGAPGCPQPSEYIQGLIGVVLLALNTLKNDKMTPTEANITDCIRYGDPKHRNTDVRKALDYAIDQQMVVKQIVGASQYYVGKNEKLWKCVNPIGGNPNHYPKTIWDGIQKFLASSVGRSAMMASQCRYEAAIVLRKLCLKDLVLGDILKILNMLTESKKWIVPHQSGWQPITITVAETDADVGTKSSA, from the exons ATGCCTAGGGATTGTTGTCGAACACAGg GTGTTAAAGATGCCAGTGATAAGAAGATTCTTGTGGATATGCTGTTTTGGGCAGTGGATAATCCTGCTCCTGCAAATTATCTGCTGATTTCTGGTGATCGTGACTTTTCCAACGCACTCCATCAGTTGCGTATGAGGAGATATAATATTCTTTTAGCACAACCACAAAATGCATCTGCCCCGCTTCTTGCTGCAGCAAAAAGTGTCTGGCTCTGGACAAGTCTTTTGGCTGGAGGACCGCCGCTTTCAAATGGTGAATCATTGCAGTCTGCTTGTAGCAATGGTTTAACAAACTCTGACTTCTTACAAAGACCAACAACTGACCCTGGACAGATAAACCACTTTGTcgatcctatttctgatagctcAACACCTGGAAGTCAAAAAATCTTCACCAACGAAAGGATTGGtgataataaaaataaagggagATCAATTCGGAAAAATCCAAGTCTATCCAACGTGTCAAGAACTTCAAGTGTGCCAGTTGGTATTCCAGGGGGTCAAACCAATGGAACCGCTACCCAACCTGGGTATGCACAATCAAAGCAGTTCAAGGAAGCACCTCACGAATTCTTTGGTGCTCACAGGGCTAAAGCCCCCTTAAGTGGGCCTATTCCCACATATGTTCCAGGCAATCCTGATCCTTCCTGGAACAATGGAATGAACTTCCCTAGCAATTATCAGCATCAGTTTCCACAGCCAGTTAGGCCCGTCAATATCCCAATGCAACGTTCTTTCCCTCCGGGTAATCTGTTTGCTCCGAATTCTCATAACTATCAATCTCCTCAAGTGCCTCCTACCTTTACCTCTGTTCAGCCTACAAACGTCCTTGATATCGGTAAACTGAATATTTCTGAACAATCTAGCAGTGTTCACAATCCGAGTACTTTTCAACAACGAAATGTGGGGGAGCCCAAACCAAATTCTGTTATGGAATCTTCAAACCCTGCAGGTTTAAATGTTCACAACACCCCACCATTTTACCATGACCAATTGAACAATAGGTATCCTTCTCGTGGACCGGAGTTCCCTCCCCCGTCTTCCTCTCCAATGTGTAGTAACCCTGTACCCAGTAATGGTGTTTGGGGAGCCCCAGGATGCCCACAGCCTTCTGAGTATATCCAAGGCCTTATAGGGGTTGTATTACTTGCCTTGAACACCTTAAAAAATGATAAGATGACACCGACTGAAGCAAACATTACCGATTGTATTCGTTATGGAGATCCCAAGCACCGAAATACGGATGTTAGGAAGGCCCTGGACTATGCCATTGACCAGCAAATGGTAGTGAAACAAATTGTAGGTGCATCACAGTATTATGTGGGTAAGAATGAGAAACTTTGGAAGTGCGTGAACCCTATAGGCGGTAATCCTAACCATTATCCAAAAACGATATGGGATGGAATTCAAAAATTTCTGGCTTCCTCAGTTGGGCGCTCTGCTATGATGGCTTCTCAATGCAG GTATGAAGCAGCTATTGTCCTAAGGAAATTGTGTTTGAAAGATCTTGTTCTTGGTGATATACTCAAGATTTTGAATATGCTTACAGAGAGTAAGAAGTGGATTGTCCCTCATCAGTCGGGCTGGCAGCCAATTACTATTACTGTTGCAGAGACTGATGCCGATGTAGGTACTAAATCTAGTGCTTGA